The Saprospiraceae bacterium genome includes a window with the following:
- a CDS encoding energy transducer TonB: MISYLPASGIAQKPIHHFDKESFGPSEIDTSMYDIFGRRVIYRDVSAAKVDISESGRVVIKICINRAGDVTYVELIPSETTITDNKTLKLYLKAARGYKFEPDLKAPKEQCGKLSFKGGTTLNMAKDDSKSRNVSEGTGEYDGSGDGVYGRKIVYRDLSDTKAAISVSGKVVTKICINRDGNVTFVELIPSETTIADNKTLKLYLKAARGYKFQPDLKAPKEQCGKLSFKLDNSIKNK, translated from the coding sequence ATGATTTCATACCTTCCAGCTAGTGGGATTGCTCAAAAACCAATACACCATTTTGATAAGGAATCTTTTGGTCCATCTGAGATAGATACCAGTATGTATGACATTTTTGGTAGACGTGTTATTTACCGTGATGTAAGTGCTGCCAAAGTAGATATTTCTGAAAGTGGACGGGTGGTCATTAAAATATGTATCAACAGAGCAGGAGATGTAACTTATGTAGAGTTAATTCCTTCTGAAACTACAATAACGGACAATAAAACCTTGAAACTTTATTTGAAAGCTGCCAGAGGTTATAAATTTGAACCTGATCTAAAAGCTCCTAAAGAGCAATGCGGCAAATTGTCATTTAAAGGTGGAACTACATTAAATATGGCTAAAGACGATTCCAAATCAAGAAATGTAAGTGAAGGTACCGGAGAATATGATGGTAGTGGAGACGGAGTTTACGGTCGGAAAATCGTATATCGTGACTTGAGTGACACAAAAGCAGCCATTTCTGTCAGTGGAAAGGTGGTGACCAAAATATGTATAAACAGAGATGGGAATGTCACTTTTGTTGAACTGATACCTTCTGAAACTACAATAGCGGACAATAAAACCTTGAAGCTTTATTTGAAAGCCGCCAGAGGTTATAAATTTCAACCTGATCTAAAAGCTCCTAAAGAGCAATGCGGAAAGTTATCTTTTAAATTGGACAATTCAATAAAAAATAAGTAG
- a CDS encoding DUF4175 domain-containing protein, with protein sequence MSINNSSYNQLIEKLDQFIRKYYVNKLIKGSLITIAIVLAIFLSFTLLEYFFYFSTGVRKFLFYSFLGATIGGFGLWVIDPLTKYFNLGKTISHEDAALIIGDHFTDVKDKLLNILQLKKQESTEQNMALIEASIAQKTNAIKLVPFKSAIDLNTNRRYLRYAVPPFLILTFILFAAPSIIKDSTERLINNNKHYAKAAPFSYNIDENELKVVQYQDYTLRMKVEGSVIPNEVFVTMDDFQYKMEKESADEFSYTFRNVQKDIKFFLQSGTVISTPYSLEVLEKPNLTDFSVEMVFPPYLGRKNEIIQNSGDMVVPEGTKLTWLFDALHTENISMTFGENSKTINTERRDDTRFRYTKRAISDEVYKLFMSNRYISETDSLVYNISVIKDQYPTISSEKIVDSLDNSLVYFIGNASDDYGLNTLSFNYVRTKEDGTQMPLQSLKLTKSEGREIQFDHVFDIKKLNLLAGEKLSFYFEVFDNDGVNGSKSAKTSMMTYEKPTLEEIRIKDEQNDEAIKDQLKDALKDLDKLQENMKKLREKLLQDKDLKWQDKKEMEKLLNEQKKLIEKMEKAKEKLDENIKNQQEFQTQPEEIQQKQEKLQELFEKALDPETKELMDKIQELLQELEKEDAVQMLEQFEMNSETKEKEMKRMLELYKQLEMEKQVKDQIKDLVKLAEQQEKLAEQTEKKEKTPEELKKEQEALNKALEELKKKQEELEKKNKELTPPKDMGKENKEKMDDAKKDMEQSKDKLDKKDNAGAAKAQKKAAQKMKQQAKDMGDAMEGGDSDQAGEDVKTIRQLLENLVTVSFDQEALFKEVNAYMVNTPAYPEAIRKQFKLKNDFKIIEDSLVALSNRNADIESFVMDKVAEIKHNMKEGLAEMEERLIGESQEKQRRTMKNLNDLALMMNESLAKAQQAGGAPGSGSCNKPGGKGSKSGGGQPLDKITEGQQGLSEEMQKMKDKMDKGKKPGKEGKEGKDGKEGKDGKDGLSAKDFAQAAARQAALRKALEELQNDKKEQGKGSKELEEIMNNMDKIETDLVNKRLNNETLKRMKDIETRLLEAEKAERQRELDNKRKSETAQEIRKQLPPALQDYLKKRQAEVDMYKSVSPSLKPYYKTLVDEYYRSLKTVK encoded by the coding sequence ATGAGTATTAACAATAGCAGTTATAACCAGTTGATAGAAAAACTGGATCAATTCATAAGAAAATACTATGTAAATAAACTTATCAAAGGTAGTCTGATTACAATAGCTATTGTATTGGCTATATTTCTTTCATTCACATTGCTCGAATATTTTTTCTATTTTAGTACAGGTGTGCGAAAGTTCTTGTTTTATTCTTTTCTTGGAGCTACTATTGGTGGCTTTGGATTGTGGGTTATTGACCCATTGACAAAGTACTTTAATCTTGGCAAAACGATATCTCATGAAGATGCAGCTTTGATCATTGGAGACCATTTTACTGACGTCAAAGATAAGTTGCTCAATATATTGCAGCTCAAAAAACAAGAGTCTACAGAGCAAAATATGGCACTTATTGAAGCGAGCATAGCTCAAAAGACCAATGCAATCAAACTCGTACCCTTCAAATCAGCCATTGATCTGAATACCAACCGCAGATATTTGCGATACGCTGTACCTCCATTCCTGATCCTGACTTTTATACTTTTTGCTGCGCCAAGCATCATCAAAGACAGCACTGAAAGGCTTATAAACAATAATAAACATTATGCTAAGGCAGCACCTTTTTCTTACAACATCGATGAAAATGAGTTGAAAGTAGTTCAGTATCAGGATTATACTTTAAGAATGAAGGTGGAAGGTAGTGTGATTCCCAATGAAGTCTTTGTAACAATGGATGACTTTCAGTATAAAATGGAAAAAGAAAGTGCAGATGAATTTTCATATACTTTCAGAAATGTGCAAAAAGATATAAAGTTTTTTCTGCAGTCAGGGACAGTGATCTCCACTCCCTATTCCTTGGAAGTATTGGAAAAACCCAATTTGACTGACTTTAGTGTGGAGATGGTATTTCCTCCGTATTTGGGCAGAAAAAATGAAATCATCCAAAACAGCGGTGATATGGTGGTGCCTGAAGGCACAAAATTAACCTGGCTTTTTGATGCCTTACATACTGAGAATATCTCCATGACGTTTGGAGAAAACTCCAAAACCATCAATACTGAAAGAAGAGATGATACCAGATTCAGGTATACAAAAAGAGCGATTTCCGATGAGGTGTACAAACTTTTTATGTCCAACAGGTATATCTCAGAAACAGATAGTCTTGTATATAATATTTCCGTCATCAAGGATCAGTATCCCACTATATCATCAGAAAAGATTGTAGATAGTCTGGATAATAGCCTGGTGTATTTTATTGGAAACGCATCTGATGATTACGGTTTAAATACCCTTTCTTTCAATTATGTAAGAACCAAAGAAGACGGCACTCAAATGCCTTTGCAATCCCTGAAACTCACAAAGAGTGAAGGCAGAGAGATACAGTTTGATCATGTATTTGACATTAAAAAACTAAATCTTTTGGCTGGAGAAAAACTTTCATTTTATTTCGAAGTCTTTGATAATGACGGTGTCAATGGCTCAAAATCTGCAAAAACCAGCATGATGACCTATGAAAAGCCGACACTGGAGGAGATAAGGATTAAAGACGAACAAAATGATGAAGCTATCAAGGATCAGTTGAAAGATGCTCTCAAAGACCTGGATAAACTTCAGGAAAATATGAAGAAACTCAGAGAAAAGCTGCTTCAGGACAAAGACCTGAAATGGCAGGATAAAAAGGAAATGGAAAAATTGCTCAATGAGCAAAAGAAACTCATCGAAAAAATGGAAAAAGCTAAGGAAAAGCTTGATGAGAATATAAAGAATCAACAGGAATTCCAGACACAGCCAGAAGAAATTCAGCAAAAACAAGAAAAACTGCAGGAATTGTTTGAAAAAGCTTTGGATCCTGAAACAAAAGAGTTGATGGATAAAATTCAGGAATTGCTTCAGGAACTGGAAAAAGAAGATGCTGTCCAAATGCTGGAACAATTCGAAATGAATAGTGAGACTAAAGAAAAGGAAATGAAACGTATGCTCGAATTGTACAAACAATTGGAGATGGAAAAACAGGTCAAAGACCAGATAAAAGACCTCGTAAAACTTGCAGAGCAACAGGAAAAACTTGCAGAACAGACCGAAAAGAAGGAAAAGACACCTGAAGAATTGAAAAAAGAACAGGAAGCACTCAATAAGGCACTCGAAGAACTTAAAAAGAAGCAGGAAGAACTGGAGAAAAAAAATAAAGAGCTTACGCCTCCTAAAGATATGGGCAAAGAGAACAAAGAGAAAATGGATGATGCCAAAAAAGATATGGAGCAAAGCAAAGATAAGCTTGATAAAAAAGATAATGCAGGTGCAGCAAAAGCTCAGAAAAAAGCTGCCCAGAAAATGAAGCAACAAGCCAAAGATATGGGAGACGCTATGGAAGGCGGCGATTCAGATCAGGCTGGTGAAGATGTCAAGACTATCAGACAGCTACTTGAAAATCTTGTGACAGTTTCATTTGATCAGGAGGCACTTTTTAAAGAAGTCAATGCTTATATGGTCAATACACCGGCTTATCCGGAAGCTATCAGAAAGCAGTTTAAACTTAAGAATGACTTTAAGATAATCGAAGACTCTCTGGTGGCATTAAGTAACAGAAATGCTGATATTGAGTCCTTTGTAATGGATAAAGTGGCTGAAATTAAGCACAATATGAAAGAAGGTCTGGCAGAAATGGAAGAGCGATTGATAGGGGAGAGTCAGGAAAAACAGAGACGTACTATGAAAAATCTGAACGATCTTGCACTGATGATGAATGAGTCACTGGCCAAAGCACAACAAGCAGGCGGTGCGCCCGGAAGTGGTTCATGTAACAAACCTGGTGGGAAAGGCTCAAAAAGTGGGGGAGGGCAGCCATTGGACAAAATAACAGAAGGACAACAGGGATTATCGGAGGAGATGCAGAAAATGAAAGATAAAATGGACAAAGGCAAAAAGCCTGGTAAAGAAGGAAAGGAAGGTAAAGATGGGAAGGAAGGTAAGGATGGAAAAGATGGACTTTCTGCAAAAGACTTTGCACAGGCTGCTGCCCGACAAGCTGCATTGAGAAAAGCACTTGAAGAATTGCAAAATGATAAAAAGGAGCAGGGTAAAGGATCGAAGGAACTTGAAGAAATAATGAATAATATGGATAAAATTGAGACCGATTTGGTGAATAAACGTCTCAATAATGAAACACTGAAAAGGATGAAAGACATTGAAACCAGACTTTTGGAAGCTGAAAAAGCAGAAAGACAACGTGAACTCGACAATAAGAGAAAATCCGAAACAGCTCAGGAAATAAGAAAACAATTGCCACCCGCTTTGCAGGATTACCTGAAAAAGCGACAGGCAGAAGTAGACATGTATAAATCAGTTTCACCTTCTCTAAAACCATATTATAAAACATTGGTAGACGAGTATTACAGATCATTAAAAACTGTTAAATGA
- a CDS encoding CBS domain-containing protein yields the protein MKPRVEDRISLIMTDNPICLEQSQVLKEAREIMSKYAVRHIPVKKGKNLVGIISKADMDRIKYMEAGAGEFVSADFFDVLTVGHVMTKSVNTIQHDDTIKEAAEILSLGSYHALPVMDGDDIVGIVTTTDLLLYLLKLYNV from the coding sequence ATGAAGCCAAGAGTTGAAGACAGAATTTCTTTGATAATGACAGATAACCCTATATGTTTAGAGCAGAGTCAGGTACTGAAAGAAGCAAGAGAAATTATGTCCAAATACGCAGTCAGGCATATTCCCGTCAAAAAAGGTAAAAACCTTGTCGGGATTATTTCAAAGGCAGATATGGACAGGATAAAATACATGGAGGCAGGTGCCGGTGAATTTGTTAGCGCAGATTTTTTTGATGTACTTACAGTAGGTCATGTGATGACAAAAAGTGTTAACACGATACAGCATGATGACACCATTAAAGAAGCAGCAGAGATTTTGAGTTTAGGATCCTATCATGCTTTGCCAGTGATGGATGGAGACGATATAGTCGGAATCGTAACGACGACAGATTTACTGCTATATTTGTTAAAATTGTACAACGTATAG
- the trxB gene encoding thioredoxin-disulfide reductase, which yields MSASAAERQKCVIIGSGPAGYTAAIYASRANLSPVLYTGKEPGGQLTITNDVENYPGYPQGVMGPQMMEDFKNQALRFGTDIRYEMIARVDFSGPVHKIWSETGHEIQADSVIIATGASAKWLGLESEHRLMSKGVSACAVCDGFFFRGQEVAIVGAGDTAAEEATYLAKLCKKVHLLVRRDEMRASKIMQERVLKTPNLEVHWNTETEEILGEDGVEGVRVINNKTGEKSTLTVTGFFVAIGHKPNTELFEGWIDMDENKYLKAIPGRTLTNREGVFASGDAQDHIYRQAVTAAGSGCMAALDAERYLAEKEII from the coding sequence ATGTCTGCTTCTGCTGCCGAAAGGCAAAAATGTGTGATCATAGGTTCGGGACCTGCAGGATATACTGCAGCGATCTATGCATCCAGAGCAAATCTGTCTCCCGTACTCTATACAGGTAAGGAGCCTGGGGGTCAACTGACCATAACCAATGATGTTGAAAACTATCCGGGTTATCCTCAAGGTGTGATGGGCCCTCAAATGATGGAAGATTTTAAAAACCAAGCCTTGAGATTTGGAACCGATATCAGGTATGAGATGATAGCCAGAGTAGATTTTTCCGGCCCGGTGCATAAAATATGGTCTGAAACAGGTCATGAGATACAGGCAGATTCCGTTATCATAGCTACCGGGGCAAGTGCTAAGTGGTTGGGATTAGAATCCGAACATAGATTAATGAGCAAGGGAGTTTCTGCATGTGCTGTTTGTGATGGTTTCTTTTTCAGGGGACAGGAAGTTGCCATTGTAGGTGCAGGTGATACAGCTGCTGAGGAAGCTACATATCTTGCAAAATTGTGCAAAAAAGTACACCTGTTAGTGCGTCGCGATGAAATGAGGGCATCAAAAATTATGCAAGAGCGGGTATTGAAAACTCCCAATCTTGAAGTTCATTGGAATACTGAAACAGAAGAAATTCTTGGAGAAGATGGAGTAGAAGGTGTCAGAGTGATCAATAATAAAACCGGAGAAAAGTCAACATTGACGGTCACAGGATTTTTTGTTGCAATAGGTCACAAACCCAATACAGAATTATTTGAAGGTTGGATAGATATGGACGAAAACAAATACCTGAAAGCGATACCCGGCAGAACGCTGACCAATCGTGAAGGAGTATTTGCCAGTGGTGATGCCCAGGATCATATTTACAGACAAGCAGTAACAGCTGCTGGTTCAGGTTGCATGGCAGCACTGGATGCTGAGCGATATCTTGCTGAAAAAGAAATCATTTAG
- the fbaA gene encoding class II fructose-bisphosphate aldolase has protein sequence MDMSSSKFRPGVLFGDEVTELFNYANEHDFAIPAVNVIGTNTVNAAIETAKAVNSPIIIQFSNGGAHFFAGKSLNNDGQNAAIVGGVSGALHVHQVAEAYGVPVILHTDHCAKKLLPWVDGLLDASERHYERYGHPLYSSHMLDLSEEPIHENIEVSMNYLSRMAEMGMTLEIELGVTGGEEDGVDNSDVDSSRLYTQPEEVAYAYENLLKISNRFTVAAAFGNVHGVYKPGNVSLKPVILKNSQEYIQKKYGTGPNPVNFVFHGGSGSSREEIREAIHYGAVKMNIDTDMQWAFWEGVKDFYESKKDYLQGQIGNPEGADKPNKKYYDPRMWLRSGETTFVNRMKTAFDDLNCINRNA, from the coding sequence ATCGATATGTCTTCTAGTAAATTCCGACCTGGTGTATTGTTTGGTGATGAAGTCACTGAATTATTCAATTACGCCAATGAACATGATTTTGCCATTCCGGCGGTCAATGTCATAGGTACAAATACAGTAAATGCAGCGATAGAAACAGCAAAAGCTGTCAATTCGCCGATCATAATTCAGTTTAGTAACGGTGGAGCCCATTTTTTTGCAGGTAAGAGCCTGAACAATGATGGTCAAAATGCTGCAATCGTAGGTGGTGTATCCGGCGCTTTACATGTTCATCAGGTGGCAGAAGCTTATGGAGTTCCCGTTATTTTACACACTGATCACTGTGCAAAAAAACTATTGCCTTGGGTGGACGGCCTGCTTGATGCGAGTGAACGTCATTACGAAAGATACGGGCATCCTCTGTATAGCAGTCATATGCTGGATTTGTCTGAGGAGCCTATCCATGAAAATATCGAAGTATCTATGAACTACCTTAGCAGAATGGCCGAAATGGGTATGACACTTGAAATAGAACTCGGCGTCACCGGTGGAGAAGAAGATGGCGTAGACAATAGTGATGTAGATAGCAGCAGACTATATACACAGCCTGAAGAAGTAGCTTATGCTTATGAAAATTTATTGAAAATCAGCAATAGATTTACTGTTGCTGCAGCTTTTGGGAATGTACATGGGGTATACAAACCCGGAAATGTTTCCTTAAAGCCTGTAATTCTTAAAAATTCACAGGAATATATTCAGAAGAAGTATGGCACAGGTCCAAACCCTGTCAATTTTGTATTTCATGGTGGTTCAGGTAGCTCAAGAGAAGAAATCAGAGAAGCCATTCATTACGGTGCTGTCAAGATGAATATTGATACCGATATGCAGTGGGCATTTTGGGAAGGTGTCAAAGATTTTTATGAATCTAAAAAAGACTACCTGCAAGGACAGATAGGCAATCCTGAAGGCGCAGATAAGCCCAATAAAAAGTATTACGATCCAAGGATGTGGTTGAGAAGCGGTGAAACCACATTTGTCAACAGAATGAAGACAGCCTTTGATGACTTAAATTGTATCAACAGAAACGCCTGA
- a CDS encoding ATP-binding protein: MLSITSNPNNILEVESYLKRLDFDFSFESDKYADILISLTEAVNNAIIHGNQNDESKMVHIYVHEKPKGIVFCVTDEGKGFNHKKVPDPTCHDNIECCGGRGVFIMKALADSITFADNGRSVEMYFDLKNQPA; the protein is encoded by the coding sequence ATGCTTTCAATTACATCCAACCCCAATAACATACTTGAAGTTGAATCTTACTTAAAAAGACTCGACTTTGATTTTTCATTTGAATCAGATAAATATGCAGACATCCTGATAAGCCTGACAGAAGCTGTAAATAATGCCATCATTCATGGTAATCAAAATGATGAATCAAAGATGGTGCATATTTATGTTCATGAAAAACCTAAAGGTATTGTTTTCTGTGTCACTGATGAAGGTAAGGGGTTCAATCATAAGAAAGTTCCTGATCCTACTTGCCATGACAACATCGAGTGTTGCGGCGGAAGAGGCGTTTTTATTATGAAGGCCCTTGCAGACAGCATTACTTTTGCTGATAACGGCAGAAGTGTAGAAATGTACTTTGATCTCAAAAATCAGCCAGCGTGA
- a CDS encoding cytochrome-c peroxidase, which translates to MKHLIIFFVLTSFFAFVPHAKYNNDEINTKVQLGEKLFFDPILSKDSTLSCGSCHKPEYAFADNVAISPGVGGKKGTRNAPSVMNMAFRSAFFYDGRAESLRDQVHFPIEDPLEMDLPYHDAVQRLQNHKIYSGLFNKIYTAKPNAENLADAIAAFEESLETSNTEFDAWMTDKPNTMSASAIRGRELFLSDKAKCFDCHFSPDFTVDEFKNIGLYDEKKYKDKGRFMITKNSSDLGKFKVPGLRNVAVTAPYMHDGSFATLEDVVDYYSDPFKFVSTPINMDSTLLKPINFTQQEKDDLVAFLKSLTDKRFYQNKM; encoded by the coding sequence ATGAAGCATCTAATTATTTTTTTTGTGTTGACATCATTTTTTGCTTTTGTACCACATGCAAAATACAACAATGATGAAATAAATACTAAAGTACAACTTGGAGAAAAGTTGTTTTTTGATCCGATACTATCCAAAGACAGCACTCTAAGTTGCGGTAGTTGTCACAAACCCGAATACGCATTTGCGGATAATGTGGCCATAAGTCCTGGTGTCGGGGGCAAAAAAGGTACACGAAATGCGCCATCTGTCATGAACATGGCTTTCAGAAGTGCATTCTTTTATGATGGCAGGGCAGAAAGTCTTAGAGATCAGGTACATTTCCCTATTGAAGATCCATTGGAAATGGACCTTCCTTACCATGATGCCGTCCAAAGACTCCAAAACCATAAAATATACTCCGGATTGTTTAATAAAATTTATACTGCTAAACCAAACGCAGAAAACCTAGCTGATGCCATAGCCGCTTTTGAAGAATCCCTTGAGACATCCAATACAGAATTTGACGCATGGATGACTGACAAACCTAATACAATGTCAGCTTCAGCTATACGGGGCCGGGAGTTATTTCTCAGTGACAAAGCTAAATGTTTTGATTGTCACTTTAGTCCTGATTTTACAGTGGACGAATTTAAAAATATTGGTCTTTATGATGAAAAAAAATATAAAGATAAAGGCAGATTTATGATAACAAAAAACTCATCCGATCTGGGCAAGTTTAAGGTTCCGGGACTCAGAAATGTTGCTGTGACTGCCCCATACATGCATGATGGTAGCTTTGCGACTTTGGAAGATGTGGTAGATTATTATAGTGATCCTTTCAAATTTGTATCTACACCGATCAACATGGATTCCACATTATTGAAACCCATCAATTTTACACAACAAGAGAAAGATGATCTGGTAGCATTCCTTAAAAGTCTTACTGACAAGCGGTTCTATCAGAATAAAATGTGA
- the rimO gene encoding 30S ribosomal protein S12 methylthiotransferase RimO, whose amino-acid sequence MKTKTLRQDKVNVITLGCSKNLVDSENLITQLKANDFEVMHESNDDANIIIINTCGFIDLAKEESINTIVQYADIKSQGRIDKLYVTGCLSQRYKDDLEKEIPEVDAYFGTLELPGLLAKLNADYKHELIGERTLTTPQHFAYMKISEGCNRTCSFCAIPLMRGKHISRTIESLVTEAKHFASIGVKELVLIAQELTYYGLDLYKKRALPELLDALCEVEGIEWIRLHYAYPSKFPIEIFDTMAAQPKVCNYLDIPLQHAADSVLERMKRQTTRQEQKELIEYAKSVVPDIAIRTTFLVGFPGETESEFQEMCDFVREMRFDRVGVFQYSHEEDTSGFLLADDLSAEEKAERANRIMELQQSISWDHNQAKVGKIFRVLFDRKEGEYFIGRTEYDSPEVDNEVLVNAQDNFVRLGDFAFVEITDAEEYDLYGRVVDQML is encoded by the coding sequence ATGAAGACAAAAACTCTCAGACAAGATAAAGTCAACGTCATCACATTAGGGTGCTCCAAAAATCTCGTAGACTCTGAAAACCTCATCACTCAGCTCAAAGCCAATGATTTCGAAGTAATGCATGAAAGCAATGATGATGCCAATATCATTATCATTAATACCTGTGGATTTATAGACCTGGCCAAAGAAGAGTCTATCAATACCATAGTGCAATATGCCGATATCAAATCACAGGGTAGAATTGATAAATTATATGTGACAGGTTGCCTCTCACAGAGATATAAAGACGACCTTGAAAAAGAAATACCCGAAGTTGACGCTTATTTTGGCACTTTGGAGCTACCTGGTTTATTGGCCAAACTCAATGCAGATTACAAACACGAACTCATAGGAGAGCGAACACTTACTACGCCACAGCATTTTGCGTATATGAAAATATCCGAAGGGTGCAACAGGACTTGTTCATTTTGTGCCATCCCACTGATGCGGGGCAAACATATATCGCGTACCATAGAATCACTGGTTACCGAGGCTAAACATTTTGCTTCCATTGGGGTCAAAGAGCTGGTACTCATAGCTCAGGAACTTACCTACTATGGACTGGATCTGTACAAAAAAAGAGCACTTCCTGAGTTGTTGGATGCTCTTTGTGAGGTAGAAGGTATCGAATGGATACGACTGCACTATGCCTATCCGAGCAAATTTCCAATAGAGATTTTTGACACTATGGCCGCTCAGCCCAAAGTATGCAACTATCTCGACATCCCTCTTCAGCATGCTGCGGATAGCGTGCTGGAGCGTATGAAAAGACAGACCACCAGACAGGAGCAAAAAGAGTTGATTGAGTATGCCAAATCTGTCGTACCCGATATTGCTATACGTACCACATTTTTGGTCGGATTTCCTGGCGAAACAGAATCAGAGTTTCAGGAAATGTGTGATTTTGTCCGGGAAATGCGATTTGATAGGGTCGGTGTATTTCAGTATTCTCACGAAGAGGATACCAGTGGATTTCTGCTGGCAGATGACCTTTCCGCTGAAGAAAAAGCCGAAAGGGCCAATAGGATAATGGAGCTACAACAATCGATCTCATGGGATCATAATCAGGCAAAGGTCGGTAAAATATTTAGGGTACTATTTGACAGAAAGGAAGGAGAATATTTCATCGGTCGTACAGAATATGATTCGCCGGAAGTGGACAATGAAGTACTGGTCAATGCTCAAGATAATTTTGTTCGTTTGGGAGATTTTGCTTTTGTGGAGATCACCGATGCAGAAGAATATGATTTGTACGGTAGGGTAGTCGATCAGATGTTATGA
- a CDS encoding deoxynucleoside kinase has protein sequence MTTQFPYNYICIEGNIGAGKTTFCNLLRDEYNCRLILEEFADNPFLPLFYKEPDRFAFTVELFFMTERHKQLQRSLLNQDLFREFTVADYAFIKTLLFARKNLPEDEFRLFQKMFQVLNQSFPKPDILVYFHRNVDILLENIGKRGREYEKDITPAYLTQIQNSYFEYFRNILSFPILIIDLNRVDFKTNKDHYEHVKYLISKSYQPGVHRISLVV, from the coding sequence ATTACAACTCAATTTCCATATAACTATATCTGTATAGAAGGCAATATCGGTGCCGGGAAGACGACTTTCTGCAACTTGCTCAGAGATGAATACAACTGTCGCCTGATTTTAGAAGAGTTTGCCGACAATCCCTTCTTACCCTTGTTTTATAAAGAGCCGGATCGTTTTGCATTTACTGTGGAACTTTTTTTTATGACAGAGAGGCACAAACAATTGCAAAGGTCGCTGCTCAATCAGGATTTGTTCAGAGAGTTTACAGTAGCAGATTATGCTTTCATCAAAACGTTGCTATTTGCCAGAAAAAATCTTCCCGAAGATGAGTTCAGACTCTTTCAAAAGATGTTTCAGGTGCTGAATCAGTCATTTCCTAAGCCTGATATTTTGGTATATTTTCATAGAAATGTAGATATCCTGCTGGAAAACATAGGTAAACGGGGACGTGAATATGAAAAAGACATCACTCCGGCATACCTGACACAGATTCAAAACTCCTATTTTGAGTATTTCAGAAATATACTTTCTTTTCCCATCCTTATCATTGACCTCAACAGGGTAGATTTCAAAACCAATAAGGATCACTACGAGCATGTCAAATATCTGATCTCCAAGTCATACCAGCCGGGTGTGCACAGGATAAGTCTTGTGGTTTAA
- the ybeY gene encoding rRNA maturation RNase YbeY, translating into MKTSITFHLESEVTHPFPTQQYKIRQWLIDVATEEKKKVKSLDYIFCNDEYLLKINIKFLSHDYYTDIITFPYNELELLKGDMFISLDRVKENAAQYNISFDEELRRVMVHGLLHLIGYTDGSEAEKNEMTAKENQYLSMFKV; encoded by the coding sequence ATGAAAACTAGCATTACCTTCCATCTTGAAAGTGAAGTGACACATCCTTTTCCAACTCAACAATATAAAATAAGGCAGTGGCTCATAGATGTTGCCACTGAAGAAAAAAAAAAAGTAAAGAGTTTGGACTACATTTTTTGCAATGATGAATATCTGTTAAAGATAAACATCAAATTCCTTTCCCATGATTACTACACAGATATTATTACATTTCCTTACAATGAACTCGAGCTGCTCAAAGGAGACATGTTCATAAGTCTGGATCGGGTCAAAGAAAATGCAGCACAATACAATATTTCATTTGATGAAGAACTCAGACGCGTAATGGTGCATGGTTTGTTACATCTGATAGGATATACTGATGGATCCGAAGCCGAAAAAAATGAAATGACAGCAAAAGAAAACCAATATCTCAGCATGTTTAAGGTGTAG